The following proteins come from a genomic window of Flavobacterium crocinum:
- a CDS encoding acetylxylan esterase has protein sequence MKNLKYIFLVSIFALTLANAQSTSDTNFRKPVSETLKKIETVFNVTINDDRGLLKGKELDYADWRIEPGNLALSLTNILAPFELMYFKQPDGTYIIRKYENHKVSVDKGKERLFYLESLYSTKEEWEKRKTELKACMIASFGLEKAPPMPKSKPLLTPKRIYKDYSVENIALEILPGVYATGSIYKPYPFNKKSAVIITPDGHFGDGRYRKDEQYRCAMMAKMGAIVVGYDLFAWGESLLQFPEETHRNSIASTVQLLTGIRLLDYLATVKNADMTRVGVTGGSGGGSHTMFLSAIDDRVKVSAPVVMVSSHFSGGCPCESGRGIHLCGNGTNNAEISAMMAPKPQLIVSDGKDWTLAVPELEFPFIQRTYELYGKKDLVENAHFAKEGHDFGISKRMALYPFMAKYLNLDLNKVKNDKGEIDESTCVIEPKEKLLVFGDKGEKLPKNALKDINKLYEMFGEKNLKVYEVKK, from the coding sequence ATGAAAAATTTAAAATACATCTTCTTAGTTTCCATTTTTGCTTTGACATTGGCCAATGCGCAAAGCACTTCTGATACTAATTTTAGAAAGCCAGTTTCAGAGACTTTAAAAAAAATAGAAACTGTTTTTAACGTAACCATCAACGATGACAGAGGTTTATTAAAAGGAAAAGAACTGGATTATGCCGATTGGAGAATTGAACCTGGAAATTTAGCGCTTTCGCTAACGAACATTTTAGCGCCGTTTGAATTGATGTATTTCAAACAACCCGATGGAACCTACATCATACGCAAGTATGAAAACCATAAAGTTTCGGTAGATAAAGGAAAAGAACGCTTGTTTTACTTAGAAAGCCTTTATTCGACCAAAGAAGAATGGGAGAAACGCAAAACGGAGTTAAAAGCTTGTATGATTGCATCATTTGGATTAGAAAAGGCACCCCCAATGCCCAAGTCTAAACCACTTTTAACTCCAAAAAGAATTTACAAAGACTACAGTGTAGAAAATATTGCTTTGGAAATTCTTCCGGGAGTTTATGCCACAGGATCGATTTACAAACCGTACCCGTTCAATAAAAAGTCTGCTGTAATTATTACGCCAGACGGGCATTTCGGAGACGGAAGATATAGAAAAGACGAGCAGTACCGTTGTGCCATGATGGCCAAAATGGGCGCCATTGTAGTAGGTTACGATTTATTTGCATGGGGAGAATCGTTATTGCAGTTTCCAGAAGAAACACACAGAAACAGCATCGCATCGACAGTTCAATTGTTGACAGGAATTCGTTTATTGGATTATTTGGCAACCGTAAAAAATGCCGATATGACGAGAGTTGGTGTAACAGGAGGTTCTGGCGGAGGATCACATACGATGTTTTTATCGGCGATTGATGATCGCGTTAAAGTTTCGGCTCCAGTTGTGATGGTTTCTTCTCATTTCTCAGGTGGTTGTCCATGCGAAAGTGGTCGTGGCATTCACTTATGCGGAAACGGAACAAATAATGCTGAAATCTCTGCAATGATGGCTCCAAAACCACAATTAATTGTTTCTGATGGAAAAGACTGGACATTAGCAGTTCCTGAATTGGAATTTCCTTTTATCCAAAGAACGTATGAATTATACGGAAAGAAAGATTTAGTGGAAAACGCTCATTTTGCAAAAGAAGGACACGATTTCGGAATCTCGAAACGTATGGCTTTGTATCCGTTTATGGCGAAATATTTAAATTTAGATTTGAATAAAGTGAAGAACGATAAAGGCGAGATCGACGAATCGACTTGTGTGATTGAACCAAAAGAAAAGTTGTTAGTTTTTGGAGATAAAGGAGAAAAACTACCGAAAAATGCTTTGAAAGACATTAACAAATTATATGAAATGTTCGGAGAAAAAAATCTGAAAGTTTACGAGGTTAAGAAGTAA